The proteins below come from a single Salinilacihabitans rarus genomic window:
- a CDS encoding type II toxin-antitoxin system HicB family antitoxin, which translates to MTDPSDEPTAEELAEDDAVTVTVEDGLYVATDDDTGISSQGGSEDEALENLASVLATYEEGTAGSGDDWL; encoded by the coding sequence ATGACCGATCCGTCGGACGAGCCGACCGCGGAGGAACTGGCCGAGGACGACGCCGTCACCGTCACGGTCGAGGACGGCCTCTACGTCGCGACCGACGACGACACCGGCATTTCCAGTCAGGGGGGCAGCGAGGACGAGGCCCTCGAGAACCTCGCCTCGGTGCTCGCGACGTACGAGGAGGGCACCGCCGGAAGCGGGGACGACTGGCTCTGA
- a CDS encoding signal recognition particle protein Srp54: MVLDDLGSSLRGTLDKLRGKSRISEEDVEEVVKEIQRSLLSADVDVSLVMELSDNIKHRALDEEPPAGTPARDFVLRIVYEELVDLIGESTELPLEEQTILLAGLQGSGKTTSAAKMAWWFSTKGLRPAVIQTDTFRPGAYDQAEQMCERAEVDFYGDPDADDPVRIARDGLEATSDAEVHIVDTAGRHALEEDLIDEIEEIEDVVEPDTSLLVLDAAIGQGAKEQAQQFDESIGIDGVVITKLDGTAKGGGALTAVDQTDSSIAFLGTGEEVEDVERFEPNGFISRLLGMGDLGQLAERVERAMEQTQIEEEDWDPEDMLQGNFTLNDMQKQMEAMNNMGPLDQVLDMIPGFGGGIKDQLPDDAMDVTQDRMRKFQVIMDSMTDAEKEYPRAVGASQVERIARGSGTSEEDVRELLQQYKMMERTIKQFQNMGSEKEMQRMMKQMQGGGGGGGMGGMGPFG; this comes from the coding sequence ATGGTACTCGACGATCTCGGCAGTTCTCTGCGGGGCACCCTCGACAAACTCCGCGGGAAGTCCCGAATCTCCGAGGAGGACGTCGAGGAGGTCGTCAAGGAGATCCAACGCTCCCTGCTGTCGGCCGACGTCGACGTCTCGCTCGTGATGGAGCTGTCGGACAACATCAAGCACCGCGCGCTCGACGAGGAGCCGCCCGCCGGCACCCCGGCGCGTGACTTCGTCCTCCGCATCGTCTACGAGGAACTGGTCGACCTCATCGGCGAGTCGACCGAACTCCCCCTCGAAGAGCAGACGATCCTGCTCGCGGGCCTGCAGGGGTCGGGGAAGACCACCTCCGCGGCGAAGATGGCGTGGTGGTTCTCGACGAAGGGGCTGCGCCCGGCGGTCATCCAGACCGACACCTTCCGCCCCGGCGCCTACGATCAGGCCGAGCAGATGTGCGAACGGGCCGAGGTCGACTTCTACGGCGACCCCGACGCCGACGACCCGGTCCGGATCGCCCGCGACGGCCTCGAGGCGACCAGCGACGCCGAGGTCCACATCGTCGACACCGCGGGTCGTCACGCCCTAGAGGAGGACCTGATCGACGAGATCGAGGAGATCGAGGACGTCGTCGAGCCCGACACCTCGCTGCTCGTCCTCGACGCCGCGATCGGTCAGGGGGCGAAAGAGCAGGCCCAGCAGTTCGACGAGTCGATCGGCATCGACGGCGTCGTCATCACCAAACTCGACGGGACCGCGAAAGGTGGCGGCGCGCTCACCGCCGTCGACCAGACCGACTCCTCGATCGCGTTCCTCGGCACCGGCGAGGAGGTCGAGGACGTCGAGCGCTTCGAGCCCAACGGCTTCATCTCCCGGCTGCTGGGGATGGGCGATCTCGGCCAACTGGCCGAGCGCGTCGAGCGCGCGATGGAGCAGACCCAGATCGAGGAAGAGGACTGGGACCCCGAGGACATGCTTCAGGGCAACTTCACCCTGAACGACATGCAAAAACAGATGGAGGCGATGAACAACATGGGGCCGCTGGATCAGGTGCTCGACATGATTCCCGGCTTCGGCGGCGGGATCAAAGACCAGTTGCCCGACGACGCCATGGACGTCACCCAGGACCGGATGCGGAAGTTCCAGGTCATCATGGACTCGATGACCGACGCCGAGAAGGAGTACCCCCGCGCCGTCGGTGCCAGCCAGGTCGAGCGCATCGCCCGCGGGTCGGGCACCAGCGAGGAGGACGTCCGCGAACTGCTCCAGCAGTACAAGATGATGGAGCGTACCATCAAGCAGTTCCAGAACATGGGCTCGGAGAAGGAGATGCAGCGGATGATGAAGCAGATGCAGGGCGGCGGTGGCGGTGGCGGCATGGGCGGGATGGGGCCGTTCGGCTGA
- a CDS encoding cation:proton antiporter encodes MLIVAVIIVLGVASQVLADRYRVPSVLFLIVAGIAVGPKGLGIVTSESFGSALSTIVGLSVAIIVFEGAFHLHVDKLREAPSAAFRLVTIGALISFLGTALAVRFLLDADWGIALVVGALLVATGPTVITPILSVVPVRRPVAAALETEGIVNDVTAAILAVVVFKALTAQQIVAGSFVSAFAERVGIGLGVGILVAAVLWYLITYVDLSAKNAPQNARLIALAGAIVAFSVADTIATEAGVAAVATAGIILGNADLPYEEAIEEFKGDITLLVLSFIFIALAALIEIETLLELGLGGVALVLVLTLVLRPLLVFVSTTGTVFTTREKLFVSLVAPRGIIPASVATLFAIELTTIAEEQGNPALAAQADILAGTVFLVILATVVFQGGLARKIAEYLDVLPMRVLVVGGGKVGRSLAERLGDRGEDVVIIEKNEDIVEQARAAGFTVEWGDGTDSEMLRKVGADDAKTVIAATGNDDANLLVCQLAKSQFDVERVIARTNNPNNVEPFEELGVRAISASDATAWAINNVIERPELSNWMTELGRSGDVQEIEITAEDLTGKSIAELDGELPNGVLVALVGRDGDTHVPDGSFTLEYGDHVTFLGRTEAVREAVQRTHPHD; translated from the coding sequence ATGTTGATCGTCGCGGTCATCATCGTGCTCGGCGTCGCGTCCCAGGTGCTCGCGGACCGATACCGCGTGCCGAGTGTCCTGTTTCTGATCGTGGCGGGGATCGCGGTCGGGCCGAAGGGACTCGGCATCGTCACGAGCGAGTCGTTCGGCAGCGCGCTGTCGACCATCGTCGGGCTGAGCGTCGCGATCATCGTCTTCGAGGGGGCCTTTCACCTCCACGTCGACAAGCTCCGGGAGGCGCCGTCGGCGGCCTTCCGACTCGTTACGATCGGGGCGCTCATCTCGTTTCTCGGGACGGCGCTGGCCGTCAGGTTCCTCCTCGACGCCGACTGGGGGATCGCCCTCGTCGTCGGGGCGTTGCTCGTCGCGACCGGGCCGACGGTGATCACGCCAATCCTGAGCGTCGTTCCCGTCCGCCGACCGGTCGCGGCGGCACTGGAGACCGAAGGGATCGTCAACGACGTGACGGCCGCCATCCTCGCGGTCGTCGTCTTCAAGGCGCTTACCGCCCAGCAGATCGTGGCGGGCAGTTTCGTGAGCGCGTTCGCGGAACGGGTCGGCATCGGGCTCGGCGTCGGCATCCTGGTCGCCGCCGTCCTCTGGTACCTCATCACGTACGTGGACCTCTCGGCGAAGAACGCGCCGCAAAACGCTCGCCTGATCGCGCTGGCCGGCGCGATCGTCGCGTTCAGCGTCGCCGACACCATCGCCACGGAGGCCGGCGTCGCGGCGGTCGCCACCGCGGGCATCATCCTCGGAAACGCGGACCTCCCCTACGAGGAGGCCATCGAGGAGTTCAAGGGGGACATCACGCTGCTCGTCCTCTCGTTTATCTTCATCGCGCTGGCCGCGCTCATCGAGATCGAGACGCTGCTCGAACTGGGGCTCGGCGGCGTCGCGCTCGTGTTGGTGCTGACGCTCGTCCTCCGACCGTTGCTGGTCTTCGTCTCGACGACCGGCACCGTCTTCACGACCCGGGAGAAGCTGTTCGTCAGCCTCGTCGCCCCCCGCGGGATCATCCCCGCGTCGGTCGCGACGCTGTTTGCCATCGAACTCACGACCATCGCCGAGGAACAGGGGAACCCGGCGCTCGCGGCGCAGGCGGACATCCTGGCGGGGACGGTGTTCCTGGTCATCCTCGCGACGGTCGTCTTCCAGGGCGGTCTCGCAAGAAAGATTGCGGAGTACCTCGACGTACTTCCCATGCGCGTACTCGTCGTCGGCGGTGGCAAAGTCGGACGGTCGCTCGCCGAACGGCTCGGGGACCGCGGCGAAGACGTCGTCATCATCGAGAAAAACGAGGACATCGTCGAGCAGGCCCGCGCCGCGGGCTTTACGGTGGAGTGGGGCGACGGAACCGATTCGGAGATGCTCCGCAAGGTCGGCGCGGACGATGCGAAGACGGTCATCGCCGCGACGGGCAACGACGACGCGAACCTGCTCGTCTGTCAGCTGGCCAAATCGCAGTTCGACGTCGAGCGGGTCATCGCCCGGACGAACAATCCGAACAACGTCGAGCCGTTCGAGGAACTGGGCGTGCGGGCGATATCGGCCTCGGACGCCACCGCGTGGGCCATCAACAACGTCATCGAGCGGCCGGAGCTGTCGAACTGGATGACAGAACTCGGCCGGAGCGGCGACGTACAGGAGATCGAGATCACCGCGGAGGACCTCACCGGCAAGAGCATCGCGGAGCTAGACGGCGAACTTCCGAACGGCGTCCTCGTCGCGCTGGTCGGCCGCGACGGCGACACCCACGTCCCGGACGGTAGCTTCACGCTCGAATACGGCGATCACGTCACCTTCCTGGGGCGGACGGAGGCGGTCCGCGAGGCGGTCCAGCGGACCCACCCCCACGACTGA
- a CDS encoding RNA-binding domain-containing protein — translation MTEIYRVDVEITAPVSDTEVTARVADAVANLFPNADIEESYGEIRGETHSLDRLSELLHRQEILDTARGEFFSNREGDAFSFALKKQAAFEGRVNFAVGEPAELGDIAVRVRVDEPSVEEYVDHVAPPTEDGRPIEG, via the coding sequence ATGACCGAGATCTACCGCGTCGACGTCGAGATCACCGCGCCGGTGTCCGACACCGAGGTGACCGCGCGGGTCGCCGACGCCGTCGCCAACCTGTTTCCCAACGCCGACATCGAGGAGAGCTACGGCGAGATCCGGGGCGAGACCCACTCGCTCGACCGCCTCTCGGAACTGCTCCACCGTCAGGAGATCCTCGACACCGCCCGCGGCGAGTTCTTCTCGAACCGCGAGGGCGACGCCTTCTCGTTCGCGCTGAAGAAGCAGGCGGCGTTCGAGGGCCGGGTCAACTTCGCGGTCGGGGAACCGGCCGAACTCGGCGACATCGCGGTCCGCGTCCGCGTCGACGAACCGAGCGTCGAGGAGTACGTCGACCACGTCGCCCCGCCGACCGAGGACGGGCGGCCGATCGAGGGCTGA
- a CDS encoding AAA family ATPase, protein MHVIGTVGLPGSGKGEAATVAREEGVPVVTMGDVVRQETKDRGLDPARDHGTVAQALREEDGPAAIAERSLPMIEDRLRDHETVLVDGIRSGVEVDVFEERFDEDFTLVSIEAPFEVRRERVESRGRDAGEDDGGEGLAARDDRERGFGMDEAMDRADVVVENTDTLAAFHDRIRTLIREGTDPQRLEP, encoded by the coding sequence ATGCACGTCATCGGAACCGTGGGCCTGCCGGGCAGCGGCAAGGGCGAGGCCGCGACGGTCGCGCGCGAGGAGGGCGTCCCGGTGGTGACGATGGGCGACGTCGTCCGTCAGGAGACGAAAGACCGCGGGCTCGACCCCGCGAGGGATCACGGGACGGTGGCCCAGGCGCTGCGCGAGGAGGACGGCCCGGCGGCGATCGCCGAGCGCTCGCTCCCGATGATCGAGGACCGACTGCGCGACCACGAGACGGTGCTGGTCGACGGCATCCGCTCGGGCGTCGAGGTCGACGTCTTCGAGGAGCGCTTCGACGAGGACTTCACGCTCGTGAGCATCGAGGCGCCCTTCGAGGTCCGCAGGGAGCGCGTCGAGAGCCGCGGGCGCGACGCCGGCGAGGACGACGGCGGCGAGGGACTTGCCGCCCGCGACGACCGCGAGCGTGGCTTCGGGATGGACGAGGCGATGGACCGGGCCGACGTCGTCGTCGAGAACACGGACACGCTCGCGGCGTTTCACGACCGCATCCGGACCCTCATCCGGGAGGGGACCGACCCCCAGCGACTCGAACCATGA
- a CDS encoding YccF domain-containing protein: MTQRSLLVRAIWFVFVGWWLTPVVVNLAWALNVTIVLLPIGIKLINLVPTVLTLAEPRSLTEPDATRGQPSLVVRAIYFVLVGWWLSWFWANLAALLAITVVGLPVAIWMANRLPYVTSLYRFHG; encoded by the coding sequence ATGACACAGCGGTCCCTCCTCGTCCGGGCGATCTGGTTCGTCTTCGTCGGCTGGTGGCTGACGCCCGTCGTGGTCAACCTCGCGTGGGCGCTGAACGTGACGATCGTCCTGCTCCCGATCGGGATCAAACTCATCAACCTCGTCCCGACCGTCCTGACGCTGGCCGAACCGCGGTCGCTGACCGAACCGGATGCCACCCGCGGGCAGCCGTCGCTCGTCGTCCGTGCGATCTACTTCGTCCTCGTGGGCTGGTGGCTCAGCTGGTTCTGGGCGAACCTCGCCGCGTTGCTCGCGATCACGGTCGTCGGCCTCCCGGTCGCCATCTGGATGGCAAACCGCCTGCCGTACGTCACGTCGCTGTACCGGTTCCACGGCTGA
- a CDS encoding Hsp20/alpha crystallin family protein has translation MASPLLPESTALPVRRTYDPDAGRLVIHLDVMPATADDLSLRVGPSRIHVRLDRPDGGRYERSFEPPTDRVFTDDRRAVYHNGVVEITLGLE, from the coding sequence GTGGCTTCCCCGCTACTCCCCGAAAGCACCGCGCTGCCCGTTCGCCGCACCTACGACCCGGACGCCGGTCGACTGGTGATCCACCTCGACGTCATGCCCGCGACCGCCGACGACCTCTCGCTTCGCGTCGGCCCGAGCCGCATCCACGTCCGCCTCGACCGCCCCGACGGCGGCCGCTACGAGCGCTCGTTCGAGCCGCCGACGGACCGCGTCTTCACCGACGACCGGCGGGCGGTCTACCACAACGGCGTCGTGGAGATCACGCTGGGGCTGGAGTAG
- a CDS encoding glutamate--cysteine ligase: protein MKTSLEVEYWVVDDDGDLVSADPLLDVSEQVDPEFVEPMIEIKTTPCESASELRADLLGRLGRVVDRAREHDRRLVPLATPLSAAPSELPYRESESTALQRRILGPAFGDARFCAGTHVHLERSNVVDQLNALTALDPAFALVASAAHHRGERLLACARPYLYRRSCYGGFPEQGQLWSYVDSVAEWDARLREAFDRFRETALARGVDESAFDREYDPYEAVWTPVRLREAVPTVEWRSPDAALPSQLLELAGQVRAVVARAEARGTVVDPGGDGTDDDGRVGLPAFETVERTVDAAIRDGAADPAVCRYLERLGLDPSRFDPLGDRLPDGRLSRRRARRLRLRAAGWLEADLERTAVRA from the coding sequence ATGAAAACCAGCCTCGAGGTGGAGTACTGGGTCGTCGACGACGACGGCGACCTCGTCTCCGCCGACCCCCTCCTCGACGTCTCGGAGCAGGTCGACCCCGAGTTCGTCGAGCCGATGATCGAGATCAAGACCACGCCGTGTGAGTCGGCGTCGGAACTCCGCGCGGACCTGCTCGGACGACTCGGCCGCGTCGTCGACCGCGCCCGCGAGCACGACAGGCGCCTCGTCCCGCTGGCGACCCCGCTTTCCGCCGCGCCGTCGGAGCTTCCGTACCGCGAGTCCGAGAGCACGGCGCTGCAGCGGCGGATCCTCGGCCCGGCGTTCGGCGACGCCCGCTTTTGTGCCGGGACGCACGTCCACCTCGAACGGTCGAACGTCGTCGACCAGCTCAACGCGCTGACGGCGCTCGACCCGGCGTTCGCGCTCGTCGCCAGCGCCGCCCACCACCGCGGCGAGCGGCTGCTGGCGTGTGCCCGCCCGTACCTCTACCGGCGGAGCTGTTACGGCGGCTTCCCCGAACAGGGACAGCTCTGGTCGTACGTCGATAGCGTCGCGGAGTGGGACGCCCGCCTGCGGGAGGCGTTCGACCGCTTCCGCGAGACGGCACTCGCCCGCGGCGTCGACGAGTCGGCGTTCGACCGGGAGTACGACCCCTACGAGGCCGTCTGGACGCCCGTCCGGCTGCGCGAGGCGGTCCCGACCGTCGAGTGGCGCTCGCCGGACGCCGCGTTGCCGAGCCAGCTGCTCGAACTCGCAGGGCAGGTACGCGCGGTCGTCGCCCGCGCCGAGGCCCGCGGGACCGTCGTCGACCCCGGCGGCGACGGCACCGACGACGACGGCCGGGTCGGGCTCCCGGCGTTCGAGACGGTCGAACGAACCGTCGACGCGGCCATACGCGACGGCGCCGCCGATCCGGCGGTGTGTCGCTACCTCGAACGGCTGGGCCTCGACCCCTCGCGGTTCGACCCGCTGGGCGACCGGCTGCCCGACGGGCGGCTCTCGCGGCGCCGCGCGCGGCGGCTCCGGCTCCGGGCGGCCGGCTGGCTCGAAGCGGACCTCGAACGGACGGCCGTCCGCGCCTGA
- a CDS encoding aminopeptidase translates to MDPRIREHAEIIANHSVDLQAGDNVVIDAHPVAEDLVVALHEVIGDVGANPVTTSQRTGKRQQRAYLRAADDEFETPAHELALIEETDVYIAIRASDNVTQTSDVAPETSAAYQQAHRPILDERLSTRWCLTQYPAPANAQLAEMSTEAYENFVWDAVNKDWAAVREHQGQMVEILDPADEVRIESGDATDLTMSVAGNRTINDHGEHNLPGGEVFTAPVPDSVEGEVLFDMPLYHQGREITDVYLEFEDGTVVDHAAEKNEDLLTEVLNTDDGARRIGELGIGMNRDIDQFTYNMLFDEKMGDTVHMAVGRAYDETVGEGNEQNDSAVHVDMIVDMSEDSVIEVDGEVVQRDGTFRFEDGFEE, encoded by the coding sequence ATGGACCCACGCATCCGTGAGCACGCCGAGATCATCGCGAACCACTCCGTCGACCTGCAGGCGGGCGACAACGTCGTGATCGACGCCCACCCGGTCGCCGAGGACCTCGTCGTCGCGCTCCACGAGGTGATCGGCGACGTCGGCGCGAACCCGGTGACGACGAGCCAGCGCACCGGCAAACGGCAACAGCGAGCCTACCTTCGCGCCGCGGACGACGAGTTCGAGACGCCCGCACACGAACTCGCGCTCATCGAGGAGACCGACGTCTACATCGCCATCCGCGCGAGCGACAACGTCACCCAGACCAGCGACGTCGCCCCCGAAACCAGCGCCGCCTACCAGCAGGCCCACCGCCCCATTCTGGACGAGCGGCTCTCGACGCGGTGGTGTCTCACGCAGTATCCCGCGCCCGCGAACGCCCAGTTGGCGGAGATGAGCACCGAGGCCTACGAGAACTTCGTCTGGGACGCCGTCAACAAGGACTGGGCGGCCGTGCGCGAACACCAGGGGCAGATGGTCGAGATTCTGGACCCCGCAGACGAGGTCCGGATCGAAAGCGGCGACGCGACGGACCTCACGATGTCCGTCGCGGGCAACCGTACGATCAACGACCACGGCGAGCACAACCTCCCCGGCGGCGAGGTGTTCACCGCGCCCGTCCCCGACAGCGTCGAGGGCGAGGTGCTGTTCGACATGCCGCTGTACCACCAGGGCCGGGAGATCACGGACGTCTACCTCGAATTCGAGGACGGCACCGTCGTCGACCACGCCGCCGAGAAGAACGAGGATCTGCTGACCGAGGTCCTGAACACCGACGACGGCGCCCGCCGGATCGGCGAACTCGGCATCGGGATGAACCGCGACATCGACCAGTTCACGTACAACATGCTGTTCGACGAGAAGATGGGCGACACCGTCCACATGGCGGTCGGCCGCGCCTACGACGAGACCGTCGGCGAGGGCAACGAGCAAAACGACAGCGCGGTCCACGTCGACATGATCGTCGACATGAGCGAGGACTCGGTCATCGAGGTCGACGGCGAGGTCGTCCAGCGCGACGGCACGTTCCGGTTCGAGGACGGTTTCGAGGAGTAG